TCAACGACCTTATCCGCGGAGAGGTCGTCTTCCCCCATGGCTCCATAGAAGATTTTGTAATACTAAAATCCTCGCTTGCGCCGCTCTATGTGCTGGCGAATGTGGTTGATGACATTGACTTTGCCATCACCACTGTTCTACGTGCTGAGGAACATCTACCCACCACGCCGAAGGCGGTCTTGATTCACCAAGCGTTGCAGAGCCCTCTGCCACAATTCGGTCACCTCCCGGTACTAGTCAACGAGCAACGGCGTAAACTCTCCAAACGCCGTGACCGCGTGGCCGTCGAGGACTATCGTCAACTAGGTTATCTCCCCGAGCCGATGGTGAACTACCTCGCCCTCCTTGGCTGGAACCCTGGAGACGATCGAGAGTTCTTCAACCTTGATGAACTCATAGAGGCCTTCTCGCTCGAGCGCGTCGGCCACTCGCCGGCCTTCTTCGATGAGCAACGCCTACTTCACTTCAACAAGTCCTACCTCGCAAACCTCTCCCCGCAGGCCTTCCAGGAAGTAGCCCGACCTTTCGTAACCTCTCTAATCACCCTGAACGACGATGGAGAGGAGCGCTTCATCCAAATCGCCGCTGAGGTCCAGACACGAATTGGCACCCTGTCGGAATTGCCGGAAATGATAGGCTTCCTTTTTGAGTTCTCACCCGACTATGGTCAGCTCATCACCAAGCTTCGAACGGATGATGTCAACTATCTGACCCACACCCAGCGGGCGATAGACGACCTGAGCGAGTTCAATGAGGCAGAGGTGGAGGGGTGTCTGCGGACTCTTGCAGTTACCCTCGATACCAGCCTTCGCAAGCTTCAGGCCCCCGTTCGACTCGCCATCACCGGTGCTCCGGTTGGCCCTCCGCTGTTCACCTCCATGGCCATCCTAGGCAGAGATGAGTGTAGCAATCGACTGAAGGCTCTGCTGGATGCAGCGGCAAAGGCCGCACCTGAGAGCTAGCGAGTACGAAAGATTTTCTCGGTCCGAACCCGTCATAGATGGACGGCCCCCTGGGTGTCGACTGCTAGGATCAGAAGGACCTTCGGGGGTGGTGTAATTGGCAACACTGCAGATTCTGGCTCTGCCATTGGGGGTTCGAGTCCTCCCCCCCGAGCTCTCAAGCAGCTTTCGTTACTCCTCCGACTGCTTCGGGTAATCCCGAAGCCTAAGCGAATCAAGCGCAGGCACCTAAAGCCTCGACTCTCTCATGCCATCGATCGACGACGTTCGTGCCTCTCGAATCCCTCTGGCTCCTAAGCATGAGCCGCTCAAGGGGTCTCCGTATTCGAGGCCTTCTCGCCAGCGCGTAGGAGCCTATTGAGTCCGTTGAGGTATGCTCTTGCAGAGGCCTCGACGATGTCAGTCGATATGCCTCGACCAGAGACCTCTGCCTCTGGGGTTTGCAACGTGACCACCACATCTCCGAGCGCATCTACACCGCCGGTAACCGATGCGACCGTGAAGCCGGTCAACTGTGCACTAATACCAGTCGCTTCAGAGAGTGCTTTGCCAATAGCATCAACCATTCCATTACCATTAGCGTCAGCAGTTACCTCTTTGCCATCGATCTTGACTATCACGCTCGCCTTAGCGGACTCCCCCGACACCGATGCGACCGAGAGGCTCACCAACTCGAAACGATCCGCTATCGCGACCCCAAGCTCGTCAGTGACGATCGCCTCTAGATCGGCCTCGGTTATCTCACTCTTGCGATCCGCCATCTCCTTAAAGCGCTCGAAAGCTGCATTCAAGGCATCGCCGGCGAGGTCGAACCCCATGTCATGGAGCGTCGAGGTAAACGCGTGACGTCCTGAGTGCTTCCCGAGGATAATCTGCGATCCCTGCTGTCCGACAGCACTCGCATCGATGACCTCGTAGGTGCTCCGTTCTGCCAGCACACCGTGTTGATGAATTCCCGATTCGTGGGCGAAGGCATTCCGACCAACCACTGATTTGTTGTACTGCACAGGGTAGCCAGTGAGACGAGAGACGAGTCTCGAGGCCTTTGCCAACTCCTCAGTATGGACCTGGGTCCCAAGCCCATCGAAGAGATCAGAGCGTACTCGCAAAGCCATTACCACCTCCTCGAGGGCCGCATTTCCTGCTCGCTCGCCAATACCATTTACGCAGCACTCCACCTGTCGCGCTCCCGCAGCTACGGCTGCGAGCGAATTCGCAGTAGCCAACCCCAAGTCGTTATGGCAATGACTAGAGATGACGTATTCCCCGTGCACATTTCGACGCACCTCCTCTACCATATGACCAAAGTCCGCCGGAATGCCGTACCCGACGGTATCCGGTATATTGATAGTGCCAGCCCCATTATCAACTGCCACCTGCAGCACCTCATAGAGGAACTCCAGTGGAGTACGCGTTGCGTCTTGAGGAGAGAACTCAACATCGTCGGTGTAGCTGCGAGCATGCGCCACTGACGCCTTAACCTCGTTTATAACCGTCTCGTTGGTCATCTTTAGCATGTGGGTAAGATGCGAGGGTGAGGTCGAGATGAAGATATGAATTCGAGCACGCTCGGCATCGCGTAGCGCCTCCCAACAGCGATCAACGTCACGAAGCTGAGTCCGCGAAAGCGCTGCAATTGAAGGACCTTCAACTCTTCGCGCAATAGCTTGAACCGCCTCAAAGTCACCTTGTGACGCTACTGGGAAGCCCGCCTCGATATAGTCCACGTTTAGCCGAGCAAGCTGCTCTGCAATCTCCAGCTTCTCGAGTACGTCGAGCGATATTCCTGGAGACTGCTCTCCATCTCGAAGCGTCGTATCAAAGATAATCACCTGCTCGTTCATCGTTCCTCCTATCTTTCCGATGATGGCCCTTGGAATCTATAATCCTCGTAGCTCATACCTGCTCTTGCCTATTGATCTCTGCTGGCCTCCTTCGAGGAGACTTCCCAGGGAAATAAAAAGACCCCCTGATCAAAGATCAAGAGGGTCTAGGGCGATCACCGTCGGTGATCGCCCTATGTAAGAAGAAGTCCTGCAGTCGTCAGAATACTCATGTTGGCTAGAACTTAATCGACATCCGGAGTAGATCCGACCGACTTTGCATAAATGATCCCTGCATTGCTCTCCAACACCTGGATGACTTCGGTGGAAACAGGACGTGAGACGCTGAGCAACATCAATGCGGTACCATCATCAACTCGTGGAGAGACGGCCATAGAGTCGATGGAGTATCCTCCGTCGCCCAGAACCTTGCCCACCACTCCGATCATGCCAGGCTGATCAAAATTGCGAACCGCGAGCATCGACGCCGAAGGCGGAACCTCAACCCAGTGCCCGTCGACAAGCACGATTCTCGGCTCTGCACCCGTAGCTCCCGCAAGTGTCCCGCCCACAACATGCTCTGGGGTGCGTAGGATCACTAGGTTGCGAAAGTTAAGACTATTTGCGACGGTGGTCTCTCGAATCTCCAATCCACGCTCAGTGGCGAGTTGGGGTGCGTTCACATAGGAGACCGGCTCGTTGAGACCGACAGAGAAGATGCCCTTCAAGACCGAAAGCGTTAGCAGCCGAGTATCTTCATGAGCGAGCTCACCTTGATACTCGATCTCGAGCGATGCTGGTAGGCCGCCGGTTAGCGAAGAGATAAATTGTCCGAGAAACTCTACCAACCCGAGGTATGGACGGACCTGCGGAGAGGCCTCAGCCGCATTGACGTTCACGGCAAACGGAACGAACTCGTTGGCCAGCGCGAGTTGCACCTGTTCAGCGATGGTTATACCAGCCTTATTCTGTGCCTCCTCAGTACTCGCACCCAGGTGCGGAGTGACGACCACAGAATCGAGCGTCAGCAAAGGCGATCCAGTTGGTGGCTCAGTTTCAAACACGTCGAGTGCGGCGCCAGCCACTGTTCCTTCGACAATCGCCGCGTAAAGAGCATCCTCGTCGATTATGCCACCCCTCGCAGCATTCACGAACCGGATTCCGGGCTTCACCTGCGCGAGCAACTCCTTCCCAATAAGTCCTTTGGTTTCTTTAGACTTCGGGAGATGAATCGTAACGAAATCTGCGGACCCGACAAGCTCCGCCAACGAGGTGAGCTCGACACCCATTTTCTTGGCTCGCTCTTGAGAGATGTAAGGATCGTACGCAATAAGGGTCATGCCAAAGGCGAGAGCTCGCTGTGCTACAAGTGCTCCAATCCTCCCAAGGCCAACAATGCCTAGGGTCTTGCCGTATAGCTCCACACCTTCAAACTTGGATCGCGCCCATGTGCCTGATGTTAGGCTCGCATGTGCCTGCGGAATCTGTCGAGACAGCGACAGCAACAGGGCCATAGTGTGTTCGGCTGCTGAGATGATATTGGACTGAGGTGCGTTGACCACCATGACGCCTGCCTTTGTGGCAGCCTCCACATCAACGTTGTCGAGGCCAATGCCAGCCCGGCCTACAACGATAAGGTGAGGTGCATTGGCGATCACCTCGGCAGTCACCTTGGTCGCCGAGCGAATGATGATCGCATGAACATCCTGCACAGCTTGCAAGAGCTCCTCCGGGGATAGATCGAGAGATACACGCACCTCATGTCCTGCCCCTCGAAGGATATCAAGCCCTCGGTCTGCTATAACCTCGCTCACCAAGATGGTAGCCACGTTCACTCCCTGTTGTATAGTTGTAGACCTGCACTTGAGCACCACGCTCAAGCTATCGCCGCATCGGATAACTCGCCCGATCCTCGCCCTTCAAGCCGACAAACACGACTCGGTGTTCTGAGGAAGGAGCTTGTGCTAGAGTCTAGTGACGAAGTCGGCGATCCGGCCAACTCCGTCGACGATACCCTCGTCGGACAGGGCGTAAGAAAGCCGCAAATATCCTGGGGCATCGAAGGCCTCCCCCGGAATCACCGCTACCTTAGCGTGCTCAAGGAGTAGTTCTGCTAGACGGTAGCTAGAACCGATGGCGGCGCCTTCGAACTCCTTATGCAGTATCGCCTCCACAGAGGGAAACGCATAAAACGCCCCTTGTGGCCACATCACCTCAACCCCATCGATCGCGGCGAGCAAGGTGATGATGCTCTGACGCCGGCGAGCAAAGGCATCACGCATATAGCGAGTCGCCTCAGCGTCGGCTGCTAGCGCCGCGATGGAGGCTCGCTGTGAGATGTTTGCCACGTTTGAGCAGAGTTGAGATTGAAGCTTGACGACCCCCTTGGCGATATCGCTCGGTGCAACCACCCACCCAACGCGCCAACCGGTCATGGCAAACGTCTTTGCAACGCCGTTGACCAAGATCAGACGTTGACTTAGCTCCTTGCTGGCTACACTCCCGATTGCAGGGGCACACTCCATCCCGTAGGTCAACTGCTGGTAGATCTCATCACTTACCACGTAGAGGCCCTTTCGATCCGCAAATTCCGCGATCGCTGCCGTCTCCACCTCCGAGTAAACCGCACCCGTCGGGTTAGACGGCGACACGTGAATCAACATCTTTGTCCGTGGGGTGCAGTAACGCTCGAGCAGCTCAGGGG
This region of Ferrimicrobium acidiphilum DSM 19497 genomic DNA includes:
- the gltX gene encoding glutamate--tRNA ligase, with product MSPSNPEKVRFAPSPTGFFHVGSARTILYNWLIARKSGGSLMLRIDDTDEERNREEWVDGIYRAIEWLGLGWDDGPIRQSTRISHYQEIAFDLLRQGRAYWCDCTREAVEARKSPGTPPGYDGFCRDRGLSQGPGRALRFRVPDGDVVVNDLIRGEVVFPHGSIEDFVILKSSLAPLYVLANVVDDIDFAITTVLRAEEHLPTTPKAVLIHQALQSPLPQFGHLPVLVNEQRRKLSKRRDRVAVEDYRQLGYLPEPMVNYLALLGWNPGDDREFFNLDELIEAFSLERVGHSPAFFDEQRLLHFNKSYLANLSPQAFQEVARPFVTSLITLNDDGEERFIQIAAEVQTRIGTLSELPEMIGFLFEFSPDYGQLITKLRTDDVNYLTHTQRAIDDLSEFNEAEVEGCLRTLAVTLDTSLRKLQAPVRLAITGAPVGPPLFTSMAILGRDECSNRLKALLDAAAKAAPES
- a CDS encoding 2-isopropylmalate synthase translates to MNEQVIIFDTTLRDGEQSPGISLDVLEKLEIAEQLARLNVDYIEAGFPVASQGDFEAVQAIARRVEGPSIAALSRTQLRDVDRCWEALRDAERARIHIFISTSPSHLTHMLKMTNETVINEVKASVAHARSYTDDVEFSPQDATRTPLEFLYEVLQVAVDNGAGTINIPDTVGYGIPADFGHMVEEVRRNVHGEYVISSHCHNDLGLATANSLAAVAAGARQVECCVNGIGERAGNAALEEVVMALRVRSDLFDGLGTQVHTEELAKASRLVSRLTGYPVQYNKSVVGRNAFAHESGIHQHGVLAERSTYEVIDASAVGQQGSQIILGKHSGRHAFTSTLHDMGFDLAGDALNAAFERFKEMADRKSEITEADLEAIVTDELGVAIADRFELVSLSVASVSGESAKASVIVKIDGKEVTADANGNGMVDAIGKALSEATGISAQLTGFTVASVTGGVDALGDVVVTLQTPEAEVSGRGISTDIVEASARAYLNGLNRLLRAGEKASNTETP
- the serA gene encoding phosphoglycerate dehydrogenase translates to MATILVSEVIADRGLDILRGAGHEVRVSLDLSPEELLQAVQDVHAIIIRSATKVTAEVIANAPHLIVVGRAGIGLDNVDVEAATKAGVMVVNAPQSNIISAAEHTMALLLSLSRQIPQAHASLTSGTWARSKFEGVELYGKTLGIVGLGRIGALVAQRALAFGMTLIAYDPYISQERAKKMGVELTSLAELVGSADFVTIHLPKSKETKGLIGKELLAQVKPGIRFVNAARGGIIDEDALYAAIVEGTVAGAALDVFETEPPTGSPLLTLDSVVVTPHLGASTEEAQNKAGITIAEQVQLALANEFVPFAVNVNAAEASPQVRPYLGLVEFLGQFISSLTGGLPASLEIEYQGELAHEDTRLLTLSVLKGIFSVGLNEPVSYVNAPQLATERGLEIRETTVANSLNFRNLVILRTPEHVVGGTLAGATGAEPRIVLVDGHWVEVPPSASMLAVRNFDQPGMIGVVGKVLGDGGYSIDSMAVSPRVDDGTALMLLSVSRPVSTEVIQVLESNAGIIYAKSVGSTPDVD
- a CDS encoding pyridoxal phosphate-dependent aminotransferase, with translation MATGRISARIEQLNESATLAIDATAKSMLARGVDLISFAAGEPDFETPDFIVDAALEAARDPRNHHYTAAAGLPELRELIAERTGVLSGLAVEPSQVIVTNGGKHAVYSAMMTLLDEGDEVLIPAPYWVTYPEVVRLAGGVPVAVPTDLSTAFKVTPELLERYCTPRTKMLIHVSPSNPTGAVYSEVETAAIAEFADRKGLYVVSDEIYQQLTYGMECAPAIGSVASKELSQRLILVNGVAKTFAMTGWRVGWVVAPSDIAKGVVKLQSQLCSNVANISQRASIAALAADAEATRYMRDAFARRRQSIITLLAAIDGVEVMWPQGAFYAFPSVEAILHKEFEGAAIGSSYRLAELLLEHAKVAVIPGEAFDAPGYLRLSYALSDEGIVDGVGRIADFVTRL